One genomic region from Flagellimonas oceani encodes:
- a CDS encoding toprim domain-containing protein — translation MKNYAENPEHYKRLIAQIDREVDFPGYLIAQGYQLLKKSSGSQEFGKEAERLVLQTKRNPVTYFNRNDSSDKGRFFKYLHKRSANFYEAVKQGLGIIQRDYPEPSPAKVHQKNNRHISLEDRYHIGPLTRPNYLTEGRGLSINTLQSEAFKGRIFNAFHVSDNKGRIANIALPKYGLDGKIKNYTLYNRPYRDRKDGKVKKFRLFLNERYEYLFVSNPNINAEKIVCVESGFDAMAYHELHGCPKTFYISMSGHIDERKLEQFLQWNRTVDPSHTLPLLLAFDHDIEGMRYDLILLSHWINRKSNRVFIETDWKRPVMRLKLNYLTKSIAIMERDTDYINERISRGSHGMPEGLQKAVCYRDKVLWELDLERIVSLPQHSRTYWRLAVEALSQCFAQGILKMDKCPTMKDWNEELISVKKKSSCRLVNLL, via the coding sequence AGGTCGATTTTCCCGGATACCTGATCGCACAGGGCTACCAATTGCTCAAGAAAAGTTCGGGTTCACAGGAATTTGGCAAGGAGGCGGAACGCCTCGTCCTACAGACAAAAAGAAATCCCGTAACCTATTTCAATCGCAACGACTCTTCGGACAAGGGGCGATTTTTCAAATACCTCCACAAACGCTCCGCCAATTTTTACGAAGCCGTAAAACAGGGACTGGGCATCATCCAAAGGGATTATCCCGAACCTTCCCCGGCCAAGGTGCACCAAAAGAACAACAGGCATATCAGCTTGGAAGATCGTTATCATATCGGCCCCTTGACCAGACCGAACTATTTAACGGAAGGTCGCGGACTCTCCATAAACACCCTCCAATCCGAAGCCTTCAAGGGCAGGATCTTCAATGCCTTCCACGTCAGTGATAACAAGGGCCGCATCGCCAATATCGCCCTTCCCAAATATGGGTTGGACGGAAAAATCAAGAACTATACGCTTTATAATAGGCCCTATCGGGACAGAAAGGACGGAAAGGTGAAAAAGTTCCGCTTGTTCCTCAACGAGCGTTATGAATACCTTTTCGTTTCCAATCCAAATATCAACGCAGAAAAAATAGTTTGTGTGGAGAGCGGTTTCGATGCCATGGCCTACCATGAACTGCACGGTTGCCCAAAAACATTCTACATCTCCATGTCGGGCCATATCGACGAGCGGAAACTCGAACAGTTCCTCCAATGGAATCGTACGGTAGATCCATCCCATACGCTCCCTCTTCTTTTGGCCTTTGACCATGATATCGAGGGGATGCGCTACGACCTTATTCTTTTGAGCCATTGGATCAATCGAAAGTCCAACCGGGTATTCATCGAAACGGATTGGAAACGCCCCGTGATGCGTTTGAAACTGAACTATCTCACCAAATCCATTGCTATCATGGAACGGGATACCGATTACATCAATGAACGGATTTCCAGAGGTTCTCACGGAATGCCCGAAGGTCTTCAAAAAGCCGTCTGCTATCGCGACAAGGTGCTTTGGGAATTGGATTTGGAAAGGATAGTCTCCCTCCCCCAACATTCCAGAACCTATTGGCGGCTGGCAGTGGAGGCACTTTCCCAATGCTTCGCACAGGGTATCCTGAAAATGGACAAATGCCCCACCATGAAGGATTGGAACGAGGAACTGATCTCGGTAAAAAAAAAGTCCAGTTGTCGGCTAGTGAATCTACTTTAA
- a CDS encoding type IV secretory system conjugative DNA transfer family protein — protein sequence MQDKNKGYMGMYLSAFHFAIILFREQYALYLFHYGHQGFSDNIHSFLVRSGLPSQGMVARLLLLGLLMGGIMMYRPVKKEEVGRRKSVAGFLVSLALLFVSWWCHGASELGMWASMIFLSLAYLGLMTFGMRLFQFLDFMNLAKNDPFNDTKETFEQTGERIDTPYSANIPYTYSHDGKQRKGWINFVNLFRALLVIGTPGSGKSFSVIEEIMAQFIDKKYAMVIYDFKFDTLTRKAYGYLQEAIKKHGNDSEMPFPKLYRICFDDLRMTHRNNPMDPYGLVNQSDAIDTATTLMKNLNPEWIKRQDYFSRSAISYTGGCIWYLKKKSEETGRYLCTPGHLAILTTVKIDILMEIMTKDVEVRQILVPFRDALEKEAMEQLSGQTSTVQISLSSIATKEIFYVMSGNDFSLEVNDPRYPKIVSLQNNPERKEVYSAPLGLYMNTILKRVNKPGKRHMALLIDEVPTLFIMLLRTIIDTGRENKIATILGLQSVGQLILDYGRELADVIYDNCANIICGAAKGETAKRLSELFGKIHQEKVSKNTSSSDVSTNLSTQMMELLPRSKIASMSTGHFAGLVADTFEHQIKEKKCYGQLLPDIEGKRRAMKHKLPVVNDFKPENFGELFQAQMKLIEELDLPKNVSGLFTREIGYIEFYGKRLEETAKNAFTNGTKRRIFKDVVKELRLFDFREDILELLNTGVRDADWQRLLAYIVEEFLVRTEMDRVAQAEFDKIINEVDSLVKEEYKALTGKELKSAIFDEKKINGEIARSIDNSEAAVEKFMDDFGKELDESLSQSLAAWQEETEYNFEEEFSSYPIENFE from the coding sequence ATGCAAGATAAGAACAAGGGCTATATGGGCATGTACCTATCCGCTTTCCACTTCGCCATTATCCTATTCCGGGAGCAATATGCCCTGTACTTATTCCATTACGGGCATCAGGGATTCTCGGATAACATCCATTCCTTTCTAGTACGGTCCGGGCTACCGTCCCAAGGCATGGTCGCCCGTCTGCTCTTGCTGGGGCTTCTGATGGGCGGTATTATGATGTACCGTCCGGTCAAAAAAGAGGAAGTCGGTCGCAGAAAAAGTGTTGCGGGCTTTCTCGTGTCCTTGGCCTTGCTGTTCGTTTCTTGGTGGTGCCACGGTGCTTCCGAACTAGGGATGTGGGCCTCCATGATATTTCTTTCATTGGCCTACTTGGGATTGATGACTTTCGGGATGCGATTGTTCCAGTTTTTGGACTTCATGAACTTGGCAAAAAATGACCCCTTTAACGATACGAAGGAAACCTTCGAGCAGACTGGGGAGCGTATAGATACCCCATATTCCGCCAATATCCCATATACCTATTCGCACGATGGGAAACAACGGAAAGGATGGATTAATTTTGTCAATCTTTTCAGGGCGTTGTTGGTCATCGGCACTCCGGGGAGCGGCAAATCCTTTTCCGTTATCGAGGAGATCATGGCCCAGTTCATCGACAAGAAATACGCCATGGTCATCTACGATTTTAAGTTTGATACGCTGACCCGTAAGGCGTACGGTTATCTACAGGAGGCCATAAAAAAGCATGGGAACGATTCCGAAATGCCTTTCCCGAAGCTCTACCGAATCTGTTTTGATGACCTTCGGATGACGCACCGGAACAACCCCATGGATCCCTATGGGCTGGTCAATCAGTCGGATGCCATCGATACGGCCACGACCCTTATGAAAAACCTGAATCCCGAATGGATAAAACGGCAGGACTATTTTTCACGTAGTGCCATCAGTTATACAGGGGGCTGTATCTGGTATCTCAAGAAAAAATCGGAAGAAACGGGCAGGTATCTCTGTACCCCGGGGCATTTGGCCATTCTGACCACCGTAAAGATCGATATATTGATGGAAATCATGACCAAGGACGTAGAGGTACGCCAAATATTGGTTCCTTTTCGGGACGCATTGGAAAAGGAGGCCATGGAACAACTGTCTGGCCAGACCAGTACGGTCCAGATAAGCCTTTCTAGTATTGCGACCAAGGAAATTTTCTATGTGATGTCGGGCAACGACTTCAGTCTTGAGGTGAACGATCCCCGGTATCCCAAAATCGTATCGCTACAGAACAATCCCGAACGGAAGGAAGTCTACTCCGCACCCTTGGGCCTGTACATGAACACCATTCTCAAACGGGTAAACAAACCGGGCAAGCGGCACATGGCATTGCTTATCGACGAGGTACCCACCCTGTTCATCATGTTGTTGCGGACCATAATCGATACCGGGAGGGAAAACAAGATCGCCACCATTTTGGGGCTTCAGAGCGTCGGACAGCTGATCTTGGACTACGGCCGGGAACTGGCCGATGTCATCTATGACAACTGTGCGAACATTATCTGCGGTGCGGCCAAGGGCGAGACGGCCAAACGGTTGAGCGAGCTTTTCGGAAAGATCCATCAAGAAAAGGTCTCGAAGAACACGAGCAGTTCGGACGTAAGTACCAATCTGAGTACACAGATGATGGAGCTCTTGCCCAGGAGCAAGATCGCATCCATGTCCACCGGACATTTCGCAGGGTTGGTGGCCGATACTTTCGAGCATCAGATCAAGGAAAAGAAATGTTATGGCCAGTTGCTCCCCGACATCGAAGGCAAGCGAAGGGCCATGAAGCACAAGTTGCCCGTTGTCAACGATTTCAAACCGGAGAATTTCGGGGAACTTTTCCAAGCACAGATGAAGCTCATAGAGGAGCTGGATTTACCGAAGAATGTCTCGGGCCTGTTTACCAGGGAAATTGGGTACATCGAATTTTATGGAAAGCGTCTGGAAGAAACGGCCAAAAATGCATTTACCAATGGTACCAAACGCCGAATTTTTAAGGATGTGGTCAAGGAGCTTCGCCTGTTCGATTTCAGGGAGGATATTCTGGAACTGCTGAATACGGGTGTTAGGGACGCCGATTGGCAAAGGTTATTGGCCTATATTGTGGAGGAATTTTTGGTACGTACGGAAATGGACCGTGTGGCCCAGGCCGAATTCGACAAGATCATTAATGAAGTGGACAGCTTGGTCAAAGAAGAGTATAAAGCCCTTACGGGAAAAGAGCTGAAGAGTGCCATATTTGACGAAAAGAAAATAAATGGTGAAATTGCAAGATCAATCGACAACTCCGAGGCGGCCGTGGAAAAGTTCATGGACGATTTCGGGAAGGAACTTGATGAGTCCCTGTCCCAAAGTTTGGCAGCTTGGCAGGAAGAGACGGAGTATAATTTTGAAGAGGAATTTTCCTCGTATCCCATAGAAAATTTTGAATAA
- a CDS encoding ParA family protein yields METKIISCTGEKGGCGKTTLNIILATNLFHLYGKKVVLIDMDNPQYSVYKKRNRDLGQVGSTEMPMFPVERATVQTLEPLIKKYYGTVDFIIVDFPGNLNEEMVRGLLYVEHIFIPFFLDELEIDGTAVFYKTLQRNYLMNENRVLRSVNLFFNRYELVKVNKFNAVRKT; encoded by the coding sequence ATGGAAACAAAAATAATTTCATGTACGGGGGAAAAGGGCGGTTGTGGCAAGACGACCCTGAATATCATCTTGGCCACCAACCTTTTCCACTTGTACGGGAAGAAAGTAGTATTGATCGACATGGATAATCCCCAGTACTCTGTGTACAAAAAGAGGAACCGAGATCTTGGACAGGTAGGTTCGACCGAAATGCCGATGTTTCCCGTGGAGCGGGCAACGGTCCAGACCTTGGAACCGTTGATTAAAAAATATTATGGTACCGTGGATTTTATCATCGTCGATTTCCCCGGAAACCTTAACGAGGAAATGGTAAGGGGGCTGCTGTACGTCGAACATATCTTTATTCCCTTTTTCCTTGACGAACTGGAAATCGACGGTACGGCGGTGTTTTACAAAACACTGCAACGGAACTATCTAATGAACGAAAATCGGGTACTTCGTTCCGTCAACCTGTTCTTCAACCGCTACGAGCTGGTCAAGGTCAATAAGTTCAATGCGGTAAGGAAAACCTAG
- a CDS encoding DUF4133 domain-containing protein: protein MENKLVKIPKALQKDVSFFGLRAKYVDQAFKGSFLSLMVGLFLSTVIPTFLSLLLSFCTAALYIALMLFYSKAYGENGFIKSRADRKGPDTIKGHVNKKKLVLWKKD, encoded by the coding sequence ATGGAAAACAAGCTGGTCAAAATTCCAAAGGCCCTGCAAAAGGACGTTTCCTTCTTTGGGCTTCGTGCTAAATATGTGGACCAAGCCTTTAAGGGCTCGTTCCTGTCCCTGATGGTGGGACTGTTCCTCAGTACGGTCATCCCTACCTTTCTTAGCCTTTTGCTTTCCTTCTGTACCGCGGCCCTCTATATCGCACTCATGCTTTTCTATTCAAAGGCTTATGGGGAAAACGGTTTTATCAAGTCCCGAGCGGACAGAAAGGGGCCGGACACCATTAAGGGCCATGTCAATAAAAAAAAGTTGGTGCTATGGAAAAAAGATTGA
- a CDS encoding TraG family conjugative transposon ATPase has protein sequence MEKRLNLLDAFPIYGYEAPILVSKERGCLSIPLQLELPEIYTLDSKDYLNLNRMVSGILEILGENCLLHKQDLFFGETYAMDRQRLERDFFETEDERYFKDRPFLEHRCYLAIHKVPKNYIGRTPIGANSFLKKERRFYGQKYVPEEYLDGDTMADFEARVGAVNDLINDSGLMSSKILDSEGLFGRSGYYDCYLEAGYGEGTGRDIDFSDYGLRIGEKQGQYFTLENLDQFSKEDMAFHEYFGKYSTGNNLFPIGNLFSLGFRIPQEHIVNQYIYIPEKEKAMAKLRSKAKRLDKYARNRKGDKNSTYRDQIYEFQQHILNEHKELVYYHLNVLGISNSKKSFRSMCNSVRSAFRKLGIHAKENTVDRKNLFFGGILGNGIGLSMELFSPFSSEMAASLWYFEGGYRNRMHGPHGLRMVDRATGKPLLVSLYRDPEAKDWIFNRGMLIASGSGGGKTFFANAYLFSEYREGAEILILENGNSYDKLLDHLDGVVIENDDKNPFTFNPFMLDPGDMVEKDGQKMLTEHKLTQLIALVYLLLGRKDTTTDDGHDSAVIQTIIELLVQGYYRDQFLKDNPDNSFNTFYGYSERHLERLMDSKGIRKEVFDPNLFLLLLGKYAHDGPRAYLLNSRDKRIAQLGRERLVYFKLENLIENEQLFPILAFLMIDVFDKKLKDPKKLSLNKILVVDEAWNLFDNPIMAHYFDAKSRMARKYGGQPIFISQKVSDFVKSKYIGNTIVVNSHIKVLLDLGEFGNSFGEIQRLLGLNEKQKQLILSINKDLPMGRKLREMAICWKDRVKVFGLETSLPTKCLFETNPNEKAKINRLHEKHGRDWVRTANAYKQLQNELAESGSGNLNGSDINPKNRK, from the coding sequence ATGGAAAAAAGATTGAATCTTCTGGATGCCTTTCCCATTTATGGTTATGAGGCACCGATCTTGGTATCAAAGGAACGAGGATGCCTGAGCATTCCGCTGCAATTGGAACTTCCCGAAATCTACACTTTGGACAGCAAGGATTATCTGAACCTGAACCGGATGGTCTCGGGTATCTTGGAAATCCTGGGCGAGAACTGTCTTTTGCACAAACAGGACCTGTTCTTCGGAGAAACCTATGCCATGGACCGACAGCGGTTGGAACGGGATTTTTTCGAGACCGAGGACGAACGCTATTTCAAGGACAGGCCTTTTTTGGAGCACCGGTGCTATCTGGCCATCCACAAAGTACCCAAAAACTATATCGGCCGAACGCCTATCGGGGCCAATTCCTTCTTAAAGAAAGAGCGCCGGTTCTACGGCCAAAAATATGTTCCCGAAGAATACCTCGACGGGGACACAATGGCGGATTTCGAGGCCAGGGTAGGTGCCGTCAACGACCTTATCAACGATTCGGGCCTGATGAGCTCAAAAATCCTTGATTCCGAGGGGCTTTTCGGACGATCGGGCTATTACGACTGTTATCTGGAAGCGGGCTACGGGGAAGGTACGGGCAGGGATATCGATTTTTCCGACTACGGGCTGCGGATCGGCGAAAAACAGGGACAGTACTTCACTTTGGAAAACCTGGACCAGTTCTCCAAGGAGGATATGGCCTTTCACGAATATTTTGGAAAATACAGTACAGGGAACAACCTCTTTCCTATAGGAAACCTGTTTTCCTTGGGGTTCAGGATTCCGCAGGAACATATTGTCAACCAATATATCTATATACCCGAAAAGGAGAAGGCCATGGCCAAACTTCGGTCGAAGGCGAAACGACTTGACAAATATGCCCGGAACCGCAAGGGGGACAAGAACAGCACCTACCGGGACCAAATCTATGAGTTCCAGCAGCATATCCTTAACGAGCATAAGGAACTGGTCTATTATCACTTGAACGTATTGGGCATTTCCAATTCCAAAAAGTCCTTTAGGTCGATGTGCAATTCCGTCCGGTCGGCCTTTCGGAAGCTGGGTATTCATGCCAAGGAAAATACCGTGGATCGGAAAAACCTCTTTTTTGGGGGTATCCTTGGCAACGGCATCGGACTCAGCATGGAACTCTTCAGCCCCTTTTCCTCGGAGATGGCGGCCAGCCTTTGGTATTTTGAAGGGGGATATCGAAACAGGATGCACGGCCCCCACGGCCTGCGCATGGTCGATAGGGCCACGGGAAAACCTTTATTGGTAAGTCTCTACCGCGATCCCGAGGCAAAGGACTGGATCTTTAACCGGGGCATGCTCATCGCCTCCGGTTCCGGTGGCGGAAAGACCTTTTTTGCCAATGCCTACCTGTTCTCCGAATATCGCGAGGGAGCGGAAATCCTCATTCTTGAGAACGGGAATTCCTATGACAAGTTGCTGGACCATCTGGACGGGGTCGTCATAGAGAACGACGACAAAAATCCCTTTACGTTCAACCCCTTTATGCTGGATCCGGGGGATATGGTAGAAAAAGACGGCCAAAAGATGCTTACCGAGCACAAGCTGACGCAGCTTATCGCATTGGTCTATCTTCTATTGGGGCGAAAGGATACTACAACGGACGACGGTCATGACAGTGCCGTAATCCAGACCATTATCGAATTGTTGGTACAGGGATATTATAGGGACCAGTTCCTTAAGGATAATCCCGATAACTCCTTCAATACTTTTTATGGGTATTCGGAAAGGCATTTGGAGCGGCTTATGGATTCCAAGGGCATACGAAAGGAAGTCTTCGACCCCAATCTGTTTTTACTGCTCTTGGGCAAATATGCCCACGATGGCCCCAGGGCATACCTGTTGAACAGTAGGGACAAAAGGATAGCCCAATTGGGTCGTGAAAGGTTGGTATACTTCAAACTCGAAAACCTGATCGAAAACGAACAGCTCTTTCCGATCCTGGCGTTCCTGATGATCGATGTGTTCGACAAAAAACTGAAGGATCCCAAAAAACTTTCCCTAAACAAAATATTGGTCGTTGACGAGGCGTGGAACCTGTTCGACAATCCGATAATGGCCCACTACTTTGACGCCAAGTCCAGAATGGCCCGGAAATATGGGGGGCAGCCCATTTTTATCTCGCAAAAGGTAAGCGATTTCGTCAAATCCAAATACATCGGCAATACCATTGTGGTCAACAGCCATATTAAGGTGTTGCTGGACCTCGGCGAATTCGGAAATTCCTTTGGGGAGATCCAACGGTTATTGGGCCTGAACGAGAAACAGAAGCAACTGATCCTATCCATCAACAAAGATTTGCCCATGGGCCGAAAGCTAAGGGAAATGGCCATTTGTTGGAAGGACCGGGTCAAGGTGTTCGGATTGGAGACCTCGTTGCCCACCAAATGCCTGTTCGAGACCAATCCCAATGAAAAAGCAAAGATCAACCGTCTCCATGAAAAACATGGCCGTGATTGGGTAAGAACGGCCAACGCCTACAAACAGCTGCAGAACGAACTGGCGGAATCCGGTTCTGGGAATTTGAACGGCAGCGACATTAACCCTAAAAATAGAAAATGA
- a CDS encoding type IV secretion system protein, with protein sequence MQSDTGFRVTVNTIFDQYIDDAFANLGPTLGIGFQMAKIGLGIFAIMHFVGNDRADVFKALKWFPLMFILFNYSEFAHAIFEFYNNLGSSFVSTQKNWDTIGQKVALAQIDVAANNVVEWNMFSMDIDGLQSFALTGLAGSITAFAHIISTLIFVGIKALATIYLFILIIFGPINIGLSFIPAISGLWKAWLQKFMSLCLWLPMLYVVDMFMVNLVDALVDHLLRNSAYDLGLILSSSLLVLMTSFFYIKAPTLANFVVQGLNISGGGIVSKPKHYGKKAIQTVIDAKSGGATKAVRTLTQ encoded by the coding sequence ATGCAATCGGATACAGGTTTTAGGGTAACGGTCAACACGATATTCGACCAATATATCGATGATGCCTTCGCGAATTTAGGCCCTACCTTGGGCATTGGCTTCCAAATGGCAAAGATCGGGTTGGGCATTTTCGCCATCATGCATTTTGTGGGCAATGATCGCGCCGATGTGTTCAAGGCCCTAAAGTGGTTTCCCTTGATGTTCATCCTTTTCAACTACTCCGAGTTTGCACACGCCATCTTTGAATTTTATAACAACCTCGGCTCCTCATTTGTCAGTACCCAAAAGAACTGGGATACCATCGGGCAAAAGGTGGCCTTGGCCCAAATCGATGTGGCAGCCAACAATGTGGTAGAATGGAACATGTTCAGCATGGATATCGATGGACTGCAATCCTTTGCCCTTACGGGTCTGGCAGGTTCCATAACGGCCTTCGCACATATTATCTCTACGCTGATTTTCGTGGGCATCAAGGCATTGGCCACCATTTACCTGTTCATCCTTATCATTTTCGGGCCGATCAATATCGGGCTTTCGTTCATTCCCGCCATTTCGGGCCTTTGGAAAGCATGGTTGCAAAAGTTCATGAGCCTCTGTCTTTGGCTTCCCATGTTATATGTAGTGGATATGTTTATGGTCAATCTTGTCGATGCGCTCGTGGACCATTTGTTGCGTAACAGTGCCTACGACCTCGGATTGATTTTGAGTTCCTCCCTTCTGGTCTTGATGACCTCCTTCTTCTATATCAAGGCCCCTACACTGGCCAACTTTGTAGTGCAGGGACTTAACATATCGGGTGGGGGCATCGTCTCCAAGCCCAAGCACTATGGCAAAAAAGCAATACAAACGGTCATCGATGCAAAGAGCGGCGGGGCCACAAAAGCGGTTAGGACACTTACGCAATAA
- the traM gene encoding conjugative transposon protein TraM, producing the protein MALPFILVLTSFFVIENVKDFQMGFGDTTDPTNGFNPELPGKVPTLESEAIAEPWKLKDSTEKKKVGKSSSLPDMTQMNDSQNDSLQKILKRLEGLSLDAKPQETVQAEIPDGKKTVEREKKSAKTAEEQKQKFVENRLAYREMLLEGKKKIVGESLRGNRRPQQERMPVTKKPIFFRATVYGDQFILPNENVRLLLMEDMVLSEKRFPKNTFIYAMASIRGNRVYLDIDNIEHHPVDISVRDFNDGREGIYNKRAGELWREYKAEMGGDALRGATDEITSGAPDVLKGIAQGLGTFLRKKRLREKEKILLMDDYELLLATQ; encoded by the coding sequence ATGGCCCTACCTTTTATTCTGGTACTGACCAGTTTTTTTGTCATTGAGAACGTCAAGGATTTTCAAATGGGGTTCGGCGACACTACCGATCCTACGAATGGCTTCAATCCAGAACTTCCCGGCAAGGTTCCGACCTTGGAATCCGAAGCTATCGCCGAGCCTTGGAAATTAAAGGACTCAACTGAAAAGAAAAAGGTAGGGAAATCTTCGTCCTTACCGGACATGACCCAAATGAATGATTCGCAAAACGATTCTCTCCAGAAGATCTTGAAGCGATTGGAAGGGCTCTCCCTGGATGCTAAACCACAGGAAACGGTGCAGGCCGAAATCCCCGATGGAAAGAAAACCGTGGAGAGGGAAAAGAAGAGCGCAAAGACCGCTGAAGAGCAGAAGCAAAAATTCGTCGAGAACCGCTTGGCCTACCGTGAGATGCTGCTGGAGGGAAAAAAGAAAATAGTCGGGGAATCCTTGAGAGGGAACCGCAGGCCCCAACAGGAACGGATGCCCGTTACCAAAAAGCCAATCTTCTTTAGGGCAACCGTATATGGCGACCAATTCATCTTGCCCAATGAGAACGTAAGGCTCCTACTCATGGAAGATATGGTCCTTAGCGAAAAACGATTTCCCAAAAATACCTTCATCTACGCTATGGCTTCCATACGGGGAAACAGGGTGTATTTGGATATAGACAATATCGAGCACCATCCGGTCGATATCTCCGTCAGGGACTTCAACGATGGCAGGGAAGGAATCTACAACAAAAGGGCCGGGGAACTCTGGAGGGAGTACAAGGCCGAAATGGGAGGCGATGCACTGCGAGGGGCCACCGACGAAATTACCAGCGGCGCACCGGATGTTTTAAAAGGCATCGCCCAAGGGTTGGGGACTTTCCTTCGAAAAAAAAGGTTACGGGAAAAGGAAAAAATCCTATTGATGGATGATTATGAACTCTTATTGGCAACACAATGA
- a CDS encoding DUF4138 domain-containing protein codes for MKIKAVLTIIGLLGSLSVMAKMDTIPVSRNYKTILVLPAPYDFSINGKELNFLESFPTKSASATSERIVLLIYNDVAPDTSDFTNYTIYTRDGRAYDFILELVDIPAKKRWTITTDMVDNLEELSHKKSVTELNESDFASSPDIKDTMAPSGTVGEKLEIKPEKEIDREPLPLTQELYVLDRMEYIRRRCYYNQFNKGKIIRYFSKYDDVFLWLENVYYENNEIYLQFRLENKEHIDYDVNFIKFSIATNYKNSSSNVKTEHKPLFRYKVPKKVEGNSENYFMVVFDKFTLDRRKSLMVDLDEEKGNRNLSLDIDQLVINNPSGFKL; via the coding sequence ATGAAAATAAAAGCTGTACTTACAATAATTGGGCTATTGGGGTCTCTATCGGTTATGGCGAAAATGGACACCATTCCGGTTTCAAGGAACTATAAAACCATTCTGGTACTGCCCGCCCCTTATGATTTTTCCATCAATGGGAAGGAGCTGAATTTTTTGGAGTCCTTCCCGACGAAAAGTGCTTCCGCAACCTCAGAGCGTATCGTTTTGCTTATCTATAACGATGTGGCACCCGACACCTCCGATTTTACGAACTATACCATTTATACCCGTGACGGTCGTGCCTATGATTTTATCCTGGAACTGGTGGACATCCCCGCCAAGAAGAGATGGACCATAACCACCGACATGGTCGATAACCTCGAAGAGCTATCCCATAAGAAAAGTGTTACTGAATTGAATGAATCCGACTTTGCGTCATCTCCTGATATAAAAGACACCATGGCACCCAGCGGAACAGTTGGGGAAAAATTGGAGATTAAGCCCGAAAAGGAAATTGATAGGGAACCCTTGCCGCTTACCCAGGAATTGTATGTCTTGGATAGAATGGAATATATACGGCGGAGATGTTATTACAACCAGTTCAACAAGGGCAAGATCATCCGATATTTTTCAAAATACGATGATGTATTTCTCTGGCTGGAGAACGTGTATTATGAAAATAACGAAATATACCTGCAGTTTCGCTTGGAGAACAAGGAACATATCGACTATGATGTCAATTTTATAAAGTTCAGCATCGCCACCAACTACAAGAATAGTTCGAGCAATGTCAAGACGGAACACAAACCCTTGTTCAGGTACAAAGTTCCCAAAAAAGTCGAGGGGAATTCCGAGAACTATTTCATGGTGGTCTTCGATAAGTTTACCCTTGACCGGAGAAAGTCCCTCATGGTGGATCTGGATGAGGAAAAGGGCAATCGAAACCTGTCCTTGGATATAGACCAACTTGTCATCAATAACCCATCAGGATTTAAATTATGA
- a CDS encoding conjugal transfer protein TraO: MKTTGFFIAILFCLAASSISGQMRGNLASSVGVSGGYVEDGYGIMGTFNFHPNRFQYFQISVLAAIAEDKGAQNIPYNIFTIQPGLYYRVFMAPRRKNFSLFLGGGGLFGYEVINNGSNELPTGALINGKSQFIYGLYLGAEMEIGLSNDFSLLVKANEYYHVNSDVGNFYPYVGVGLRYFLF; the protein is encoded by the coding sequence ATGAAAACAACAGGATTTTTCATCGCGATACTATTTTGTCTTGCGGCTTCATCCATCTCAGGCCAAATGCGGGGCAACCTTGCTTCTTCGGTCGGCGTGAGCGGTGGCTATGTCGAGGATGGTTATGGTATTATGGGAACGTTTAATTTTCATCCCAATCGGTTCCAATATTTTCAGATAAGTGTTTTGGCCGCAATTGCCGAGGACAAGGGTGCCCAAAATATTCCCTATAATATTTTCACTATTCAGCCGGGGCTTTACTATCGTGTATTCATGGCGCCGCGAAGAAAAAATTTTAGCCTTTTCCTCGGTGGCGGTGGGCTGTTCGGATACGAGGTTATCAACAACGGGAGCAATGAACTGCCCACCGGTGCGCTTATCAATGGCAAAAGCCAATTTATTTACGGCCTTTATCTCGGTGCGGAAATGGAAATAGGCCTAAGTAACGATTTTTCGCTATTGGTCAAGGCCAACGAATACTACCATGTCAATTCGGACGTGGGAAATTTTTATCCGTATGTCGGCGTCGGCCTACGGTATTTTTTGTTTTAA